ACTGTTGAGCACTTCGACTAATGTGCTGCCCGCTGATCCGTCCGAGGCGAACAAAGCGAAATGAGAAGGTCTTGCGGTTTCAAATGAAGGGATATTGCTTTCCATCCATTCTCTGTCCGGAAGTATTTTTACGATCGCCATCACCTTGCCACCCTTACTCTTCCATTCATTGGCATAAGAAAAGGCCATCGCAGAGTCTTTGGACGTATTACCATAATAAATCACCGCGCTCGATGTCCCAACGGACAGCGTTTTCATCCATTGCGCCGCCTTTTGAGTTTGAAAGGTGATAGAAGGGTGGCCCAGGTAAATATTGGACGCTGATGCCAACAAATGGCCGTCCGTCGAAAGCGGGTTCAGCATAACCGTGCTGGATTTGGAAACAAAATCCGCCGTGACATCGAATGTACCGGGGTACAATGGCCCGATCACGATATCCGAAAGCTGAAAATTCTTGTTATCCACGATCGCCTCAGCTGATTTGACATCATTGCTGACGTCATATGCCCAAAGATTGACATTAATCCCCTCGGTCAACAGCTGTTCCTTTGCCATCGTGAGGCCAATGTAGTAATCGTAGGCAAACTGGTTGGAGCGGCGTTTGGAAGTACTGAACTCGTCGAGTCTAAATGGAAGCATCACCGACACGTCCAGATAACCCTTCGTCCACTGCCCTTCCGCCCTCGGCGTACTGCGGACTGGCTTGTCGTCGGCCGCTATCTTTTCTTTCTTACTGAATTTAAACTGCTTGTCGAGCTGGTCCGCCAGCTGCATGTCAATTTGTGTAGAAGTAGGCGATCTTTGAATGTATTGGACCAAAATCAATGCAATGTCACGGTCAGAAGCATTCTGTTTTTGCAGGTTTATCAATTTGGCAAGATCATCCACACCTGCCAGATGGTGCTGCTTTAATGCCTGAACATCTTTCGCAAACGATGAATCCTTGATTTTTTCGAGATAATCCAATCCCTCTTTCGTCTGGCTATTATCAAAGCTGATCGCTCCCAGAAGGTAATAAACATCATTGATCTTATTCCAGCCCGGATAGCGGCTCTGCAGCTGGACAAGCATTTGCTTGCTTTCTTTATATCGCTTTAACTGATATGCAGAAAGCGCGTAGTAGTAATGAGAATATGCAGAATACGGTGTTTTGGAATTCACGCTCGTCAGGGGAGAAAACTTCTCCATCGCAGCCGCATATTTACCTTGCTTGTAATCTGCGACAGCCGATCGATATCTGCTTTCCGATTGTACAGACTGCGCGATGGCAGCACCGTGTAAACCTAACTGGACAACTAAAATCAAAGAAATGATAACTCTCATCAGACTAGTGGGGTCAAAATTAAATTTGATCGGACAAATTACGAAAACCGTTCAAAGAGAAAAAAACGGGCAATATTTCCTGGTGGAAACATTGCCCTTTATATTACGATACAATAAATCTTTTATTTCTTTTTAGAACGTTTCTCTAAATCAGCCTGCTTCTTTTTAGCCTCTTCCGCTGCCTGCAACGACTTTTCAAGATATTTCTGAAACTTGGTTTGCTTCTTTTCTCCGTTCGCGTTCTTTTTGCGGTTTTCTTCCAGAATGTTTCTGATTTTGTCCTCATTCACAAAGCGTTTGATCAGCAATTGCTGCGCGATGGTCACCACGTTGGAAACAAAATAGTAGAATGTAAGACCGGCAGGGAACGAGTTCAAAACGAACATAAACATCAATGGCATAATGTAGCCAAGCATTTTCATGTTCACCGGCCCCGGCTGAGTAGGTGTTACCTGGTTGTTATAATATGCGTAACCAATGCTGGAAGCTGTCATCAGGACGGTGAACAAGCTGATGTGGTTTCCTACTCCGAAAGGAACTGTAAACGGAAGCTTTATAAATGAATCGTAAGTCGAAAGGTCACTTGCCCAGAGGAAAGATTGCTGCCGCAGCTCTATCAGGTTTGGAAAGAGGAAAAAGAGCGAGAACAGGATCGGCATCGTGGCAAGCACCGGAATACAGCCACTAAGCGGGCTTACTCCTACCTGCTGATACAGCTTCATCTGATCTTGCTGCTGCTTCGCCATATCGTCCGGGTTCTGGCTGCGGATCTGTTCCAGTTCAGGAGCCAGCAACTTCATTTTGGCCATACTGATGTACGATTTATACGTCAGCGGGGTCAAAAGGGTTTTCACGAACAATACCAGCAATACGATTAGCAAACCGTAGTTGCTCACAAATTTTTCAAGGAAATTGAAAAGAGGGACCAGGAAGAACTTGTTGATAGGCTTCAAAAACGCATATCCCAGGTAAACATTCTGATCAAAATTCTCTGCCTTTACCTTGTCCACCAAATGGTAGTCGTTAGGTCCCAGGAAGAACTGATAGTTCGCCTCCCCTTTTTGAATGGCCGACATTGGGATACCTGCAGAAACGTGCATTGTTTTTACAATTGTCGAATCATTTGGATTAACATCAGCTCTCAATGTCACATTTCCGAATGGATGCTTTTCAGCGATTAGTCCGGCCAGGAAGTACTTATGCTTGATCGTGAACCACTTCACAGGATCGGCTGTCTTAGCCTCTTCATTGGCAGTAGGGCTTGTGGCCAGGCTTTGCAGATCGTCCGTGTAATAGTTAATGGTTACCACCTCACGGTTTTTCTTCATATCGTTTTCCAGTTGAAGCAAATCATTGCTCCAATCGAATTCAACAGACTTGTCTCCCAATCCCAACCCATTGGATTTGATACCATAATCAATCACATAACCCGTTCCGCGAACCACGTAGGTTTGTTCAACGGTCTGATTGTTTTTCAGGTTTACTTTATAAGTAACGATCACTGAATCTTTTTCACCCAACACCTGATTTTCAGCGTCGGTCGAGAAGAACAGGTCTGTCAACTTTACATCACCAGTTGGCGTAGGGAAATTGATGCGGAAGTTATTGTGATTTTCAGCGATCAGGTAAAGTGGTTTCTGATCGTAGGTTTTGTAGTTTTTCAACATTACCTCTTTCATCACACCACCTTTGTTGGTGAACACCACCCTGGTATCTTTCGTCTCTATAACCAGCTCTTTCGGAGCTACTTGTGCAACAGCAGAATCACTTGATTGAGAGGGTAATTGAGTAGAATCCGGAGCTATTGATGAAGAAACAGATGCTCTTGAAGTATCTTGTTTTACTTGCGCTACAGGGGTTGGTTCCTCAGGTTTCGGAACCAGGATCTGGTAGCCTATCAGCATTAGCATAATAAGTACTAAGCCGATTATAAAATTTTTATCCATTATTTACTTAAAATTATTGAAATAGTTTACCCCTCGCGGGACGGCAAAGGTAATAAGTTTTTTCCTTATCGGTCTTGAATTGTGATCAGTGGACAGATGGGTTTAACGATTCTACTGACCTTTTTTCGAGAGAATATGACAAAGCAGCTGCCACAAAATTGACAAAAAGCGGGTGTGGGTTCATCACTGTGCTTTTCAACTCAGGGTGAAACTGTACACCGATATAGAACGGATGGCCGGGAAGCTCAACCATTTCGACCAGATTATTGTCGGGATTGATACCCGTGGCAACCAGTCCTTTTTCTTCAAAATCTTTCAGGTACTTATTGTTAAACTCATAGCGGTGACGGTGACGTTCGCTGATGTTGGTCTTGCCATAAATCCGGTTCGCAAGCGTGTCCTTTTTAATGCGGCAAGGATATGCTCCCAAACGCATGGTACCACCTTTATTGGAAACATCCTTTTGATCCTTCATTAAGTGGATCACAGGATGGTCTGTATTTGTATCCATTTCAACAGAATGGGCATTTTCCCAGCCTATCACATTGCGGGCATACTCAATAACCGCCATTTGCATACCCAGACAGATACCGAAGAAAGGAATGTTGTTCTCACGAACGTACTGGATCGCGGCAATTTTACCTTCAATCCCTCTTTCACCAAAACCTGGCGCAACCAATACGCCATCCAGATTTTCCAGTTTTTCAACCGCATTTTCGGCAGTAAGGCTTTCAGAATGGATCCATTCAATGTTAACCTTACATTCATTGGCAGCACCGGCGTGAATAAACGATTCAATAATCGATTTGTAAGCATCATGAAGCTCCACATACTTACCCACCAGCCCGATACGGATCGAATCAACAGGATTTTTCAGTCTTGACAAAAAGGTCTTCCATGAATCCAGATCTACGTCTTTATCATTATAAATGTCCAGCATATATAATGCACGCTGATCCAGTCTTTCCTTCAACATTAAAAGAGGCACTGCGTAGATCGTATCGGCATCCATTGCTTCGATCACAGAATTAACCTGTACGTTACAGAACAATGCGATTTTCTTGCGGATGTCATAAGGTAGCGGATGCTCGCTGCGGCACACCAGGATATCCGGCTGGATTCCCGACTCCTGCAGCATTCTTACCGAGTGCTGGGTAGGCTTGGTTTTAAGCTCGCCGGCAGAGTTCAGATATGGGATCAATGTCAAATGGATCACAAGCGTGTCGTGTTCTTCCATTTCGAATTTCACCTGACGAACCGCTTCCAGGAAAGGAAGCGACTCAATATCCCCCACGCAACCGCCAATTTCAGTAATCACGATGTCATAGTCACCGGTTTGCCCGAGCAGCAGCATGTTTCTTTTAAGTTCGTCGGTAATGTGCGGAACAACCTGAACGGTTTTTCCCAAAAAGTCGCCACGGCGCTCGGCTGTGATTACGTTGTGATATACACGACCAGTGGTCACGTTGTTGGCCTGAGAGGTACGAACATTTAAAAAACGTTCGTAATGTCCTAAATCGAGGTCAGTTTCGGCTCCGTCGTCCGTTACGTAGCATTCTCCGTGCTCGTATGGATTCATGGTACCCGGGTCAATATTCAAATATGGATCGAATTTTTGAATTGTGACTGAAAGCCCTCTGGCTTGAAGTAACTTAGCTAATGATGAGGCAATAATTCCTTTGCCAAGTGAAGATGTAACACCGCCCGTAACGAAAATGTACTTCGCGGTCTTTCGTGCTTTGGAAGCCATAAGACGTTGCTTTTTTTCTATGATTACGGGATACAAAGGTACAGGATTATTACAAGAATCTTGTAAGACCTATTGTAATTATTTGGTGCGAACGTATTAAGGTCTTGTTACTCTGGCAGGTTAGCCAAAGTAAATTTTTCTGCGCTGGAATGCTCCACAGGGCATTTTTTGCCAGGTAGAAGCGTCATTCTCCTTCAAAATATGCGCATTAATCTGACTTAAAAAAGTCTTTCTGAAAGATTTCCGGGATTACCTCTCCGGCTTGGGTTTCAAAACAATGTACTCAAACGTATAAACGCTTTAAACAAAGCCAGTTTCACATATTACCCAATATAAATTCCTATTTTGCATCCTTGCTAAACCTTTAAAACCACTTTTCTAACTATGAGGAAATTTATATTTATCCCGGCACTTTTGCTGTTACAATCTCTCGCTTTCGCGCAGACCGCCGACCAAACTGCCAAGGTCCCATTAAAAATTATCGTCTTCGGTGCGCATCCTGACGACTGTGATCTTGGAGCGGGAGGCGTGGCTTCCATTTATTCGTCGATGGGACATAAGGTAAAATTTGTTTCGCTGACCAATGGTGACGCAGGGCACCAGGACATGGGTGGCGGCGAACTTGCCATGCGCAGGCTCAATGAAACCAAAGAAGTTGCCAAGCGGCTGGGTATCGAATATGACGTACTGGATAACCACGATGGCGAGCTATTTCCCACGCTTGAAAACAGGCTGGCGGTGATCCGGAAAATCCGGGAATGGAATGCCGACGTTGTCATTGCGCCAAGAACAAATGATTATCACCCCGATCACCGCAATACAGGCGTGGTGGTACAGGATGCGTCGTACCTGGTTATCGTACCCAACATACTTAGCAGTGTGCCTCCATTGGTTAAAAATCCTGTTTTTCTCTACTTCCGCGACAGGTTTCAAAGACCTAATCCGTTCCGCCCGGACATAGCCATCGATATCACCGGCGCAATTACTAAAAAAGTACACGGATTGGACGCACATGTTTCCCAATTTTACGAGTGGCTTCCCTGGACAAGTCAGGATCTTGCTAACGTGCCAAAGGGTGCTGAAGAAAGAAAAAAATGGTTACTCGCATCGACAGAAAGACGCTCTTCCGTGACACCGGAAATTAAGGTTACATTGGAGAAATGGTACGGAAAAGAGCAGGCTGAAAAGATCCGTTTCGTTGAAGTTTTTGAGATCACAGAGTACGGCAAACAGCCGTCACCGGAGGAGGTTCGGCGTCTTTTTCCAATGCTGCCAGCCAATTGATTTTCTGAAATACCAGACAGAGAAATCATTTAAAAACAAAAACGGTTATCGTGGAGGAGTATGATCTTTCCAAGATAACCGTTTTCTCATTTTGTATCCGTTTTTTAACGTTTACATATCATTTACTACGATAACCTGTCCTTGAAACTTTCGTATCCGTAAGAACGTACCAGTTTAAATTCCTGGCTCTTTTCCCAGATTCCGATGGAAGGCAAGTTAACACCGTTAAATGTTGTGGTCTTCACCATGGTGTAATGGATCATGTCCTCAAATATAATTTTATCCCCGATTTGCAATGGTTGATCAAATGAATAATCTCCGATGAAATCTCCTGCCAGACAGGTCATTCCGCCCATTCTGTAAGTAGGTTTGCCAGTTAATGCTTCATGGTACGCACCTTTAATTACAGGCTTATAAGGCATCTCCAGAGTGTCTGGCATATGGGCTGCAAATGAGGTATCCAGTATCGCTACGTCTATACCCTGACTATCCATTACGTCCAGCACAGTCGTTACCAATTCTCCCGTTCTCCATGCGATAGCTGAGCCTGGTTCGAGTATCACATCCAGATTATATTTCTCCCTGATAGTACTAACTAATAATATTAGTTTATCAAGATCGTATCCTTCACGGGTCATCAAGTGTCCACCGCCCATGTTCAACCATTTGGCTTGATGCAGCAGGTCTCCAAAGCGGGATTCCAACGCTGCCAGTGTCCGCTCCAAAGTATCGGAGCCATTCTCGCATAATGTATGAAAGTGAATTCCGTCGATGCCCTCGGGAAGTACATCCGGCAACTTGTCGCGCGTCACGCCCAGCCTCGACCCCGGCACGCAGGGATTGTACATATCCGTAGCCACTTCCGAGTACTGCGGATTAACCCTGATCCCGCACGAAAGCTCATGTGAAGGATTGCTCGCCTTGAAAGCCTCTACCCTATCCTTGAACCGCTCCCATTGACTTAGTGAATTAAAAGTAATGTGGCTGCTGCGCTCCATGATCTCGCCAAATTCCTGATCCAGATAAGCAGGCATATAGGTATGCGACTGGTAACCCATGTAATCATTGATCAGCTTTACCTCGTTTAGAGAGCTCGCCGTAGCCCCGCTCAGGTATTCCCTTACAATAGGAAAAGCGCTGTACATGGAGAAACCTTTCAGTGCGAGAATGATCTTACAACCTGCTGCATTTTGCACAGAATCGATCAGGCGAAGGTTTTTGCGGAGCAATTCTTCTTCCAAAACAAAACAAGGTGATGGTATTTGACTGTAATCGATGGGCATTTTATATAAATGAATAATGAATGGATCTGCTAAAATGTAATGTTTGCCTAATTTTGTACACAAAAGTATAAGTTTGAGTTTCCAAAGCATGATCAATTTTTTACCAACCACTACGCATACCCTATGTCCTTCCTCGTACTAGATATTGAAATGACAGGCCCCGAGCCGGGCTGGAACGAGATCATTCAGATCGGCGCGGAGCTTTTTGACGATCAGTGGAAATCGCTCGGGACCTACCTGCAAAATGTGTATCCGGAGAATGAAGAGGCTTTTTCGGTCAAATCCGAAGAGGTACACGGCCTTTCCATGGCCGACCTGGAAGACGCGCCGATGATATATGATGTCCTTCCGGAATTTGAAAAGTGGATCAAAAAATTCAATGCTGGCAAGCCCAATTTTTCCAATGTTATCATTTGCGGCCAGAGCGTGATCAATGACATCAATTTTCTTCGCTACGCCTATCGGAACGAGAAAATGAAATGGTCGTTCTCCAACAAAATGATCGACCTGCACACTGTCTCGTACCTCTTTTTTCAGATCCTCGAAAAGAATGGCAAATCAGTCCCCCGCTCATTGAGCCTGGGCTCTGTCGCCAGCTACTTCGGTTTCGAACGCGAAGAGGAAACGCACAATGCACTGGAAGACGCCCGACTGACAGCGAAATGCTTCAAAGAATTTTTCAAGCTCATTGACCAGGTAAAACTTGTATGATAGACTACAATCCCAAGGAATGGTTTCGCTACATCTTCTATTTCCAAAAGGCTGACACAGTTCGAAAACTCACGCCGCTCATCCTGACCATCGGTGTTTATGCTGCGATTGTTGCCTACATTCTCATTGTACATCTTAAACTCGGCGAAGATAACGATCTCAAAAACATATCGTTAATGCATTCCCTGCTCGGTTTTGTAATATCGATGCTACTCGTTTTCAGGACTAACACGGCGTATGACCGGTGGTGGGAAGGCCGGAAACAATGGGGCGGCCTCATGAACAGTAGTCGAAACCTGGCCCTGAAGATCAATGGGTTATTGGATCCGGAACATATTCAGGAGCGCGATTTTTTCAAAAAAATGATTCCAAATTATGGGTTTGCCTTGAAGAATCATTTGCGCAACCGCTATCGGCCCGAAGAGTTTGAGGACACGGCCTACTTAACCAAAAGCACAATCAACATCCACGACCACATTCCCAATCAGATTGCCTCTGCATTGTTTAGTAAGGTCATTGAATTGCAAAAAAAGGGAATTCTGCTGCCTGAGCACACCATTCTGCTAAATGGCGAACTTGAATCG
The genomic region above belongs to Dyadobacter pollutisoli and contains:
- a CDS encoding ABC transporter substrate-binding protein, with the protein product MRVIISLILVVQLGLHGAAIAQSVQSESRYRSAVADYKQGKYAAAMEKFSPLTSVNSKTPYSAYSHYYYALSAYQLKRYKESKQMLVQLQSRYPGWNKINDVYYLLGAISFDNSQTKEGLDYLEKIKDSSFAKDVQALKQHHLAGVDDLAKLINLQKQNASDRDIALILVQYIQRSPTSTQIDMQLADQLDKQFKFSKKEKIAADDKPVRSTPRAEGQWTKGYLDVSVMLPFRLDEFSTSKRRSNQFAYDYYIGLTMAKEQLLTEGINVNLWAYDVSNDVKSAEAIVDNKNFQLSDIVIGPLYPGTFDVTADFVSKSSTVMLNPLSTDGHLLASASNIYLGHPSITFQTQKAAQWMKTLSVGTSSAVIYYGNTSKDSAMAFSYANEWKSKGGKVMAIVKILPDREWMESNIPSFETARPSHFALFASDGSAGSTLVEVLNSRKLTSLPIIATSTSFNSQNSRLSRYGSRLYLIDADHVDREKESIRQFQRNYWNKTNTFPSTYSYQGYDQLLFFARIVSKYKDKFIHGLQARKYGEEEFLLNGFDYTKSNENQITPVLKFSGSKWIPVDR
- the yidC gene encoding membrane protein insertase YidC, which encodes MDKNFIIGLVLIMLMLIGYQILVPKPEEPTPVAQVKQDTSRASVSSSIAPDSTQLPSQSSDSAVAQVAPKELVIETKDTRVVFTNKGGVMKEVMLKNYKTYDQKPLYLIAENHNNFRINFPTPTGDVKLTDLFFSTDAENQVLGEKDSVIVTYKVNLKNNQTVEQTYVVRGTGYVIDYGIKSNGLGLGDKSVEFDWSNDLLQLENDMKKNREVVTINYYTDDLQSLATSPTANEEAKTADPVKWFTIKHKYFLAGLIAEKHPFGNVTLRADVNPNDSTIVKTMHVSAGIPMSAIQKGEANYQFFLGPNDYHLVDKVKAENFDQNVYLGYAFLKPINKFFLVPLFNFLEKFVSNYGLLIVLLVLFVKTLLTPLTYKSYISMAKMKLLAPELEQIRSQNPDDMAKQQQDQMKLYQQVGVSPLSGCIPVLATMPILFSLFFLFPNLIELRQQSFLWASDLSTYDSFIKLPFTVPFGVGNHISLFTVLMTASSIGYAYYNNQVTPTQPGPVNMKMLGYIMPLMFMFVLNSFPAGLTFYYFVSNVVTIAQQLLIKRFVNEDKIRNILEENRKKNANGEKKQTKFQKYLEKSLQAAEEAKKKQADLEKRSKKK
- a CDS encoding CTP synthase, whose translation is MASKARKTAKYIFVTGGVTSSLGKGIIASSLAKLLQARGLSVTIQKFDPYLNIDPGTMNPYEHGECYVTDDGAETDLDLGHYERFLNVRTSQANNVTTGRVYHNVITAERRGDFLGKTVQVVPHITDELKRNMLLLGQTGDYDIVITEIGGCVGDIESLPFLEAVRQVKFEMEEHDTLVIHLTLIPYLNSAGELKTKPTQHSVRMLQESGIQPDILVCRSEHPLPYDIRKKIALFCNVQVNSVIEAMDADTIYAVPLLMLKERLDQRALYMLDIYNDKDVDLDSWKTFLSRLKNPVDSIRIGLVGKYVELHDAYKSIIESFIHAGAANECKVNIEWIHSESLTAENAVEKLENLDGVLVAPGFGERGIEGKIAAIQYVRENNIPFFGICLGMQMAVIEYARNVIGWENAHSVEMDTNTDHPVIHLMKDQKDVSNKGGTMRLGAYPCRIKKDTLANRIYGKTNISERHRHRYEFNNKYLKDFEEKGLVATGINPDNNLVEMVELPGHPFYIGVQFHPELKSTVMNPHPLFVNFVAAALSYSLEKRSVESLNPSVH
- a CDS encoding PIG-L deacetylase family protein; translation: MRKFIFIPALLLLQSLAFAQTADQTAKVPLKIIVFGAHPDDCDLGAGGVASIYSSMGHKVKFVSLTNGDAGHQDMGGGELAMRRLNETKEVAKRLGIEYDVLDNHDGELFPTLENRLAVIRKIREWNADVVIAPRTNDYHPDHRNTGVVVQDASYLVIVPNILSSVPPLVKNPVFLYFRDRFQRPNPFRPDIAIDITGAITKKVHGLDAHVSQFYEWLPWTSQDLANVPKGAEERKKWLLASTERRSSVTPEIKVTLEKWYGKEQAEKIRFVEVFEITEYGKQPSPEEVRRLFPMLPAN
- the nspC gene encoding carboxynorspermidine decarboxylase yields the protein MPIDYSQIPSPCFVLEEELLRKNLRLIDSVQNAAGCKIILALKGFSMYSAFPIVREYLSGATASSLNEVKLINDYMGYQSHTYMPAYLDQEFGEIMERSSHITFNSLSQWERFKDRVEAFKASNPSHELSCGIRVNPQYSEVATDMYNPCVPGSRLGVTRDKLPDVLPEGIDGIHFHTLCENGSDTLERTLAALESRFGDLLHQAKWLNMGGGHLMTREGYDLDKLILLVSTIREKYNLDVILEPGSAIAWRTGELVTTVLDVMDSQGIDVAILDTSFAAHMPDTLEMPYKPVIKGAYHEALTGKPTYRMGGMTCLAGDFIGDYSFDQPLQIGDKIIFEDMIHYTMVKTTTFNGVNLPSIGIWEKSQEFKLVRSYGYESFKDRLS
- a CDS encoding 3'-5' exonuclease, whose amino-acid sequence is MSFLVLDIEMTGPEPGWNEIIQIGAELFDDQWKSLGTYLQNVYPENEEAFSVKSEEVHGLSMADLEDAPMIYDVLPEFEKWIKKFNAGKPNFSNVIICGQSVINDINFLRYAYRNEKMKWSFSNKMIDLHTVSYLFFQILEKNGKSVPRSLSLGSVASYFGFEREEETHNALEDARLTAKCFKEFFKLIDQVKLV
- a CDS encoding bestrophin family protein → MIDYNPKEWFRYIFYFQKADTVRKLTPLILTIGVYAAIVAYILIVHLKLGEDNDLKNISLMHSLLGFVISMLLVFRTNTAYDRWWEGRKQWGGLMNSSRNLALKINGLLDPEHIQERDFFKKMIPNYGFALKNHLRNRYRPEEFEDTAYLTKSTINIHDHIPNQIASALFSKVIELQKKGILLPEHTILLNGELESLTDICGACERIKNTPIPLSYSSFIKKFIFTYCLTLPIGYVFSLHFLVIPFVMFVFYILASLEVIAEEIEDPFGEDSNDLPIERICKGIQTSSHALLK